One window of the Chelatococcus sp. YT9 genome contains the following:
- a CDS encoding relaxase/mobilization nuclease domain-containing protein produces the protein MNFQLAPIGHSFKGSMAYYLHDKRQEGDAQHPQTAERVAWTETRNLPTDGPQTAMRIMIATASQADALKAAAGIKSTGRKATAGPVFAFSLAWHPSESDALDRAEMTRAADHALKVLGLDHLQAVLVAHRDTAHPHVHVIVNRVDPNTGKTEPIRKPAVLALDKWADRYEKERGKIVSPNRAEKYDEIERKRAQHQDRQKRRDHDRQRRQDAQARPVSEKSPGAMLKELHDAQKARHRQEWKDLGRADKAARDQIYTAFGGRMKEAAALHKAECKPIWAAHFRQARDSRRAFERRERNLAGVIVNAMMATTQQKISGQLGNRGVLSATFGNALSSQARAAAFAAAEVTSRGTLQRQLKTILDRDMTDLRAQRAAALSKQRADFAATRTALIARQDGEKMKMREAWRQHYERRPAGRGRKPYWKAQEKPAPASRENPLPKKEFDRARAPTPEPRKVASAPEYVARPAPAPSPTGEAPQPPKRSLQEVPQVERQQQPPASSRPVMAKDWDAAAKPQQQEAAPPPKDWGQEKPAPAQPEMRKDWSERAFEKGRGEIKPLPARDRSRDDGPER, from the coding sequence CGAGCGTGTCGCGTGGACCGAGACGCGCAATCTACCGACAGACGGCCCGCAGACGGCCATGCGCATCATGATCGCGACGGCCTCGCAGGCCGACGCGCTGAAAGCAGCGGCCGGGATCAAATCGACCGGGCGCAAGGCGACGGCCGGGCCGGTGTTCGCGTTTTCGCTCGCATGGCATCCTTCGGAATCGGACGCGCTCGACCGTGCGGAAATGACCCGCGCGGCCGATCATGCGTTGAAGGTTTTAGGCCTCGATCACTTGCAGGCGGTATTGGTTGCGCACCGTGACACGGCGCACCCGCATGTGCATGTGATCGTCAACCGCGTCGATCCGAATACCGGCAAGACCGAGCCGATCCGCAAGCCCGCCGTTCTGGCGCTCGACAAATGGGCCGACCGCTACGAGAAAGAGCGCGGGAAGATCGTCAGCCCGAACCGCGCCGAAAAATATGACGAGATCGAGCGCAAGCGCGCGCAGCATCAGGACCGCCAGAAGCGGCGCGATCATGACCGGCAACGCCGGCAGGATGCGCAGGCGCGCCCTGTATCGGAGAAGTCGCCCGGCGCGATGCTCAAGGAGCTGCACGACGCGCAGAAGGCGCGGCACCGTCAGGAATGGAAAGACCTTGGCCGCGCGGACAAAGCGGCGCGCGATCAGATTTACACGGCGTTCGGCGGGCGGATGAAAGAAGCCGCCGCGCTTCACAAAGCCGAATGCAAGCCGATCTGGGCGGCGCATTTTCGGCAGGCGCGCGATAGCCGGCGGGCGTTCGAGCGGCGCGAGCGCAACCTTGCCGGCGTGATCGTCAACGCCATGATGGCGACGACACAGCAGAAGATTAGCGGGCAGCTCGGCAATCGCGGCGTGTTGTCCGCGACGTTCGGCAACGCGCTTTCCTCACAGGCCCGCGCGGCGGCGTTCGCGGCGGCGGAAGTGACCAGCCGCGGCACCTTGCAGCGGCAGCTTAAAACGATCCTCGACCGGGACATGACGGACCTGCGCGCGCAGCGCGCGGCGGCATTGTCGAAACAGCGCGCGGATTTTGCGGCCACGCGGACGGCCTTGATCGCGCGTCAGGACGGCGAGAAGATGAAAATGCGCGAGGCGTGGCGGCAGCATTATGAACGCCGCCCCGCCGGTCGCGGTCGCAAACCGTACTGGAAGGCGCAGGAGAAGCCCGCGCCGGCATCGAGGGAGAATCCCTTGCCGAAGAAGGAATTTGATCGGGCGCGCGCGCCGACGCCCGAGCCGCGCAAGGTTGCGAGCGCGCCGGAATATGTCGCGCGGCCTGCCCCGGCGCCCTCGCCTACCGGAGAGGCGCCGCAACCGCCCAAGCGGTCTTTGCAGGAGGTGCCGCAGGTCGAACGGCAGCAGCAACCGCCCGCCTCTTCCCGGCCTGTCATGGCGAAGGATTGGGACGCGGCGGCGAAGCCGCAGCAGCAGGAAGCCGCGCCGCCGCCGAAGGATTGGGGGCAGGAAAAGCCGGCCCCGGCGCAGCCGGAAATGCGCAAGGACTGGTCGGAGCGCGCCTTTGAAAAGGGCCGGGGCGAGATCAAGCCCCTGCCCGCGCGTGACCGCAGCCGGGATGACGGGCCGGAGCGGTAG